GCGCCGGTAAGAACGATGGCGCGCACCGCCTCATCGGCGAAGAGCTCCGAAAAAGCCCGATCCAACTCATCGAGCGTTTCCTGATCCATAGCGTTGAGCACTCGGGGACGGTTGAGGGTCAACACCGCTACGCCTCGGGTAATCTCGAGCAGCAGGTTTTTGAATGCCATAGATGTCCCTTCTGAGAGCGGTCCGGTCAGGACTCGCGCAGGTTTACCAGGGTGCGGCCGCAAGCCTGCCCCTTGAGGATCGCCTCGATCTTTTCATCAAGCTCATTGAGGCTGCACTCGCTCGCGACCATTTTCAGCCGCTCGGGCTTCCAGTCGCCGGCCAGCTTTTTCCATACCTGCAGGCGGGTTTCCATGGGACATTGCACCGAATCGACGCCAAGCAGTGAGACCCCACGCAGAATAAAGGGAAAAACGTTCATAGTCAGATCCGAGGAACCGACCAGACCGCAGCAGGTCACCACGCCACCGTAGCGGGTGGCTTTGAGGGCGGCCGCCAGGGTCTCACCGCCGACGGCGTCAACGACACCGGCCCAGCGCTCCTTCAGCAGGGGTTTTTCGGCCCCTTCAGTGACGGCCGCGCGTGGGATGACCTCACTGGCGCCGAGCTGTTGCAGATAATCCTCTTCCTCGCTTTTACCGGTGGCGGCCACCACGCGATACCCCGCTTTGGCCAAAATGGCCACGGCCAGGCTGCCGACGCCACCGGTGGCGCCCGTCACCAGGATGTCGCCATCGGCGGGCTTGACTCCGGCATTAGCCAGCTTCCACACCGACAAGGCCGCCGTAAATCCCGCCGTGCCCAGAATCATGCTTTCCCGCAGGGACAGCCCCTCCGGCAGACTTACCGCCCACTTGGAAGGAACCCGGATGTACTCCCCGAAGCCCCCCGCCGTATTCATGCCCAGATCGTAGCCTGTCACCAGCACCTTTTCGCCGTGGGAGAAGAGCGCGGTGGAACAGTCAACTACCTCGCCAGCGGCATCGATGCCAGGCGTGTGAGGATAATTCCGCGTCACCCCTTTATTGCCGATCGCAGACAGAGCATCTTTGTAGTTGAGTGAGGAGTAATGAACCCGGATCAACAGATCGCCCGGCGGCAGTTCATCAATTTTTCGCGACACGACCTTGCGGGTGAACTCTTTGTTGTCGCCCTCTTCCACGACCATGGCCTTGAACGTCCTCTGTGGCATGCGCGCCTTCCTCCTTTTCTGCTGAGTTGAAGTTATGAACGAATGGCCTGCAACAGGTGGTTCATGTTATCTTTTCTCGGAACTTCAGGTACTAGCCTAGGGGCTATGGCGATTCGCGTCAAGGGTCCAACCGGCGGGGAGACCAAATTTTTCCGTCACGAACCGGAACTTCGTACGCCTGAAGGGTAGGCACTCTGCCCCTGCAGGCTTCCGTATCTCTGGTACAATCCTTTGAGACTCTGAATGAAGGCTGGCATGGAAAAATCGACCGCGACACTGGAAACCGGCCCCAGCGCCGGGGGGGAATTCACCCTGAGCCTGACAGGACATCTCGATGCGGCCTCGGTTGGGCCCCTGTGGAAAAAGATGGACAAGCTTTTTGCCCAGGGCACAGGGGATCTGGTGCGCGTCGATGTCGGCGGGCTGCTCTATATCGACGGCGCCGGCGCGGCCCTGCTGATTGAAATCGGTCGCCGACAGCTGCTGGCCGGGGGGCGCTACGAGCTGGTGAATCTTCAGGATGAGTTCCGACAGCTGCTCGATCTCTTCGATCCGGCCGACTATCTAGAGGCCTATCCGACCAAGCCCGCCTGCTCGAACCTGCCCAACGAAGTCGGCAGAGCGAGCGTGAGTCTCTGGCGTAACATTATTACCCTGGTGGCGTTCGTCGGCGAGCTCAGTACCGCTCTGCTCCATGCCGTGCTGCATTTCCGCAAGATCCGCTGGAAGGACACCTTCCTGATTTTCGAAACCGCCGGTATCAACGCCTTGCCGATCATCACGCTGCTCAGCTTTCTGGTCGGACTGATCATGGCTTTTCAGGCCGCCATCCCCATGCGACAGTTCGGGGTCGAGATTTACGTGGCCGACCTCATCGCCCTCTCCATGCTGCGCGAGCTGGGGCCGCTGATGACCGCCATCATCCTGGCCGGCCGCTCCGGCTCGTCCTTTGCGGCGGAGTTGGGTACTATGAAGGTCAACGAAGAAGTCGACGCCCTCACCACCATGGGACTCGACCCCGTGCGCTTTCTGGCCATCCCTCGTCTGCTCGCCGCCCTGGTGGCCACGCCGCTGCTCACCATCTTTTCGAGTTTGCTTGGACTGCTTGGCGGCGCTGTCGTCCTGCTGGCCATGGGCTACCCCCTCGTCGCCTATGCCAACCAGGTCATCGGGGCGGTTAGCCTGCAAGACCTGGTTGGCGGCCTGGCCAAGACCTTCTTTTTCGGCCTTCTTATCGCCGGCATCGGCTGTCTGCACGGCCTGCAGGCCGGGCGAGGCGCCAGCGGCGTCGGCAAAGCGGCCACCAGCGCCGTCGTGGCCGGCATCATCCTCATCATCGTCACCGACGGCATCTTTGCCGTGGTCTATTACTATCTGGGCTTCTAACTATGGACGACCACACAGATCCCATCATACAGGTCAGGGGCCTGACTGCCGCCTACGGTGATCAGGTGATCTTGCAGGATGTTTCTTTCGAGGTGAACCGTGGGGAGATCTTCATTATCCTCGGGGGCTCGGGCTGCGGTAAGAGCACCTTGCTCAAGCATATGATTGGGCTATACAGGCCACGCTCCGGTGTCGTCTTGCTTAACGGCAGCGACATTGTCAGTGCGCAAGGGGAAGCACGCCGGCGCATTCTTCGACAGATCGGGGTCAGCTACCAGAGCTCGGCGCTCTTTGGCTCACTGACGCTGCTGGAGAATGTCTGTCTGCCGCTCGATGAATTCACCGACCTGCCGACGGAGGCCAAAGACCTGGTGGCGCGCATGAAACTGCGACTCGTCGGGCTGCAGGGATTTGAGGACCACCTGCCGGCTGAATTAAGCGGGGGGATGCAAAAGAGAGCCGC
The sequence above is a segment of the Desulfuromonas sp. KJ2020 genome. Coding sequences within it:
- a CDS encoding YhdH/YhfP family quinone oxidoreductase, yielding MPQRTFKAMVVEEGDNKEFTRKVVSRKIDELPPGDLLIRVHYSSLNYKDALSAIGNKGVTRNYPHTPGIDAAGEVVDCSTALFSHGEKVLVTGYDLGMNTAGGFGEYIRVPSKWAVSLPEGLSLRESMILGTAGFTAALSVWKLANAGVKPADGDILVTGATGGVGSLAVAILAKAGYRVVAATGKSEEEDYLQQLGASEVIPRAAVTEGAEKPLLKERWAGVVDAVGGETLAAALKATRYGGVVTCCGLVGSSDLTMNVFPFILRGVSLLGVDSVQCPMETRLQVWKKLAGDWKPERLKMVASECSLNELDEKIEAILKGQACGRTLVNLRES
- a CDS encoding ABC transporter permease, which gives rise to MEKSTATLETGPSAGGEFTLSLTGHLDAASVGPLWKKMDKLFAQGTGDLVRVDVGGLLYIDGAGAALLIEIGRRQLLAGGRYELVNLQDEFRQLLDLFDPADYLEAYPTKPACSNLPNEVGRASVSLWRNIITLVAFVGELSTALLHAVLHFRKIRWKDTFLIFETAGINALPIITLLSFLVGLIMAFQAAIPMRQFGVEIYVADLIALSMLRELGPLMTAIILAGRSGSSFAAELGTMKVNEEVDALTTMGLDPVRFLAIPRLLAALVATPLLTIFSSLLGLLGGAVVLLAMGYPLVAYANQVIGAVSLQDLVGGLAKTFFFGLLIAGIGCLHGLQAGRGASGVGKAATSAVVAGIILIIVTDGIFAVVYYYLGF
- a CDS encoding ABC transporter ATP-binding protein — translated: MDDHTDPIIQVRGLTAAYGDQVILQDVSFEVNRGEIFIILGGSGCGKSTLLKHMIGLYRPRSGVVLLNGSDIVSAQGEARRRILRQIGVSYQSSALFGSLTLLENVCLPLDEFTDLPTEAKDLVARMKLRLVGLQGFEDHLPAELSGGMQKRAAIARAIALDPAILFLDEPSAGLDPVTSAELDLLIRNLAESIASTFVIVSHELPSIFAIADHVIMLDKESKGIIAEGHPVDLRDHSEDPRVRRFFNREVA